In one window of Vibrio sp. DW001 DNA:
- a CDS encoding response regulator, which yields MTPLHSLFIIEDDPKLRSMLEEYFVKQDFEVTAFEDGINAIDAIVEQQPDILLLDLMLPGMDGLTICRQIRAKYSGKVLMLTASDDDFDHVAALEIGADDFVSKPIKPRVLLARIRMLLRRNSTVEQAAKVASKSTNTLAHGQLSLNQARKICSLNGVQVIMPDSDFDLLWILASSPDEVLSREVLTQALRGIEYDGLDRTIDNKIVSLRKKLGDNSSTPKRIITVRGKGYLFVPDS from the coding sequence ATGACCCCTTTGCATTCCTTATTTATAATCGAAGATGACCCAAAGCTTCGATCAATGTTGGAAGAGTATTTCGTTAAACAAGATTTCGAAGTGACCGCATTTGAAGATGGTATAAACGCAATTGATGCCATTGTCGAACAACAACCCGATATCCTTTTGCTTGATCTAATGTTACCAGGTATGGACGGTCTGACAATTTGTAGACAGATCCGAGCTAAGTATTCGGGTAAAGTTTTAATGTTGACGGCAAGTGATGACGATTTTGACCATGTAGCCGCTCTTGAGATTGGCGCCGACGACTTTGTAAGTAAACCCATTAAACCAAGAGTCTTGTTAGCACGTATTCGTATGTTGCTTAGGCGTAACTCGACAGTTGAACAAGCCGCCAAAGTGGCTTCGAAGTCGACGAATACGCTAGCTCATGGCCAGTTAAGCCTGAATCAAGCTCGTAAAATTTGCTCTCTCAATGGCGTTCAAGTCATCATGCCTGACAGTGATTTCGATCTATTGTGGATACTGGCGAGTTCACCTGATGAAGTGTTGTCACGGGAGGTGCTAACACAGGCATTAAGAGGTATAGAGTACGATGGCCTAGACCGTACTATAGATAACAAAATAGTTAGCCTGCGAAAGAAACTTGGCGATAACTCTTCTACACCAAAGCGCATCATCACAGTGAGAGGCAAAGGG
- a CDS encoding YHS domain-containing (seleno)protein, protein MKKFFALLIMLVSFPSFAADEIYTGTFSNKAVSGYDTVAYFTEGQPVKGDSQWQVEYKGADWYFSSEENLSRFKADPESYAPQYGGYCAWAISAKNDFASAEPDLWAIVDGKLYLNYDAGVKKRWDEDRAGHISTADQNWPNLIK, encoded by the coding sequence ATGAAGAAGTTTTTTGCCCTATTAATCATGCTTGTAAGTTTCCCTTCATTCGCCGCTGACGAGATCTACACGGGAACGTTCAGCAATAAAGCAGTGAGTGGTTATGACACCGTTGCATATTTTACGGAAGGCCAACCGGTTAAAGGCGATAGCCAATGGCAAGTAGAGTACAAAGGTGCTGACTGGTATTTTTCTTCAGAAGAGAATCTAAGCAGGTTTAAAGCAGACCCAGAAAGCTACGCCCCACAATATGGTGGTTACTGTGCATGGGCGATTTCTGCCAAAAACGATTTTGCTTCCGCCGAGCCGGATTTATGGGCAATTGTCGATGGTAAGCTTTATCTAAATTACGATGCTGGCGTGAAGAAGCGTTGGGACGAAGACCGTGCAGGTCATATATCGACGGCTGACCAAAACTGGCCAAATCTAATTAAATAG
- a CDS encoding GAF domain-containing protein — MGFQKLVEYREVLTLELNKIAQQYHLHSLLVMESTPETMVVFAANEQPIYSAGDAGPKSNQKGCHELYCERVVDTEKPLLVSDASQDEGWKGNADLVEFGLGVYYGVPIMHKGKAVGTVCALNDKPFDFMQGEPNVITRLNDVKLDVEKHL; from the coding sequence ATGGGATTTCAAAAGTTAGTTGAGTATCGCGAGGTACTGACCTTAGAGCTCAATAAAATTGCTCAGCAATATCACTTGCATTCATTGTTGGTCATGGAGTCGACGCCAGAGACAATGGTCGTGTTTGCGGCTAACGAACAACCTATTTATAGCGCGGGTGATGCAGGACCTAAAAGCAACCAAAAAGGCTGTCATGAACTGTATTGTGAACGTGTCGTTGATACGGAAAAACCGCTATTAGTCTCAGATGCCTCTCAAGATGAAGGGTGGAAAGGTAACGCAGACTTAGTTGAATTTGGATTAGGTGTTTATTACGGTGTTCCAATTATGCATAAAGGCAAAGCAGTTGGAACCGTGTGTGCATTGAATGACAAACCCTTCGACTTTATGCAAGGTGAACCCAATGTCATTACTCGATTGAACGATGTGAAGTTAGATGTAGAAAAACACCTATAA
- a CDS encoding DUF1330 domain-containing protein: MKSLVIVDLTPIDKKQISEYSAQAAETLKPFNGQFIAKGEVEVLHGEAIHPMKAIIQFPDKESAQNWYNSAAYQAIIPLREKGMQSQFHLV; encoded by the coding sequence ATGAAAAGTTTAGTTATAGTCGACCTGACACCAATAGATAAAAAACAGATCTCAGAATACAGCGCGCAAGCGGCAGAAACATTGAAGCCTTTTAATGGTCAATTTATTGCCAAAGGTGAAGTGGAAGTGTTACATGGTGAAGCTATTCACCCAATGAAAGCCATCATCCAGTTTCCAGACAAAGAAAGTGCACAAAACTGGTATAACAGCGCTGCATACCAAGCCATTATCCCGCTACGTGAGAAAGGTATGCAAAGTCAATTTCATTTAGTGTAA
- a CDS encoding LysR family transcriptional regulator: protein MNSVKLAPLLLIFVEVANRRSFTAAAKKLGLSKSAVSQQIKRLEESTGQQLLIRNTRGVVLTAVGETLLARSELLSEQLSMTLTELDSAKVQPSGSFKVSIPPFFEKSFIIPVLRQLSLEFPKIKPEVVVTGKWQDLIEHNLDAAIFGGDIPDCNYRALSIGKVSEIFCASPRYIKQYGDIKNIEQLSEHKFIATPWQHDKLQLFNHKHVNKLFINVEHSAKANTLTTVLEMVLNDMGVALFPEFLIQPALSDERIIRVLPEIQGRAWHFYFLHQYRNEKPIHVSRFYQLFKYYFSKSSI, encoded by the coding sequence ATGAACAGTGTGAAGTTGGCTCCTTTACTCTTGATTTTCGTCGAAGTGGCAAACCGACGCTCTTTTACAGCGGCAGCTAAAAAGTTAGGTTTAAGTAAGTCAGCCGTTAGTCAGCAAATAAAGCGCTTAGAGGAATCGACGGGGCAGCAGTTATTGATACGTAATACTCGCGGCGTTGTACTGACTGCAGTAGGGGAGACGTTACTGGCACGCAGTGAATTATTGAGTGAACAACTGAGTATGACGCTAACTGAGCTCGATAGTGCAAAAGTCCAACCTAGCGGTAGCTTCAAAGTTTCCATTCCTCCTTTTTTTGAAAAAAGTTTTATCATTCCTGTACTGAGACAATTGAGCTTGGAGTTTCCCAAAATAAAACCAGAAGTGGTTGTGACAGGAAAATGGCAGGACTTGATAGAGCACAATTTAGACGCAGCGATTTTTGGTGGTGACATACCCGACTGTAACTATCGCGCATTATCAATAGGGAAAGTATCAGAAATATTTTGTGCATCACCTCGATACATTAAACAATATGGAGATATAAAGAACATAGAACAATTAAGTGAACACAAATTTATAGCGACTCCTTGGCAGCACGACAAGTTGCAGTTATTTAATCATAAACACGTGAATAAATTATTTATAAATGTCGAACATAGTGCGAAAGCAAACACGCTAACAACCGTACTGGAGATGGTGTTGAATGATATGGGTGTCGCATTATTTCCTGAATTCTTAATTCAACCAGCGCTTTCTGACGAACGGATTATTAGAGTATTACCTGAGATTCAAGGAAGAGCCTGGCACTTTTATTTTTTACATCAGTATAGAAATGAAAAACCAATACATGTCAGTCGCTTCTACCAATTATTTAAGTACTATTTTAGTAAATCCAGTATATAA
- a CDS encoding DUF3316 domain-containing protein produces MKKLTVLAATLLISATSFAGTQTVYSEANLSTASFASKAAAYEAGFDYVDALETANHSELRFKLAPIGENTVSNLTLDDTAVTIEEFSEARGEISYRAIVNVDYHFDARDNNND; encoded by the coding sequence ATGAAAAAATTAACTGTTCTAGCCGCAACTCTCCTAATCAGCGCAACGTCATTTGCAGGTACTCAAACGGTATATAGCGAAGCAAACCTGTCAACAGCCAGTTTCGCTTCTAAAGCGGCCGCGTATGAAGCTGGGTTTGATTATGTTGATGCATTGGAAACGGCGAACCATTCTGAATTACGTTTCAAATTGGCACCCATCGGAGAAAATACAGTCTCTAACCTTACGCTGGACGACACAGCTGTGACGATTGAAGAGTTCTCTGAAGCTCGCGGTGAAATCTCTTACCGCGCTATCGTCAATGTTGATTATCATTTCGACGCCCGCGATAACAATAACGACTAA